Proteins co-encoded in one Kribbella qitaiheensis genomic window:
- a CDS encoding amidohydrolase family protein, with amino-acid sequence MSQRLLLRAGLVIDTEPAPVVRRDTDVLIEDGKIVAVGRDLGVTDAEVIDASDRIVLPGFVDTHRHLWQVALRGSAVDMDLGGYLQRVLGEHGARYRPEDVAAGNFAGALECLDAGITTVQDYSHVQQGIEHADAAMDALESSGIRAVFGYGQSPLTGARVDPAGMRHVVDRVSGRVTAALAAIGPSYAPLDVVRADWQLAASLGLPIVLHVGSGPVALEPLALLKAEGLLRSDVLYVHGNSLADSELKLVAESGAAVSITPAVEARMEIGGPMAGRLRAAGVTTGLGIDVVTTAPSDMFSAMHSILALGYQTLSAADALQMATLEGARALGLTDQIGSLRPGKQADIILLRASDINLIGGSQDPIGTVVTAAHPGNIDTVLVAGQPVKRNGHLLAPGLPAVLDAVRRTVEHLAA; translated from the coding sequence ATGAGCCAGCGTCTGCTGTTACGTGCGGGACTCGTGATCGACACCGAGCCCGCGCCCGTCGTGCGCCGCGACACCGACGTACTGATCGAGGACGGCAAGATCGTCGCGGTCGGGCGGGACCTCGGCGTAACGGATGCCGAAGTGATCGACGCCTCCGACCGGATCGTGCTGCCCGGTTTCGTCGACACGCACCGGCACCTGTGGCAGGTTGCGCTGCGGGGAAGCGCCGTCGACATGGATCTCGGTGGCTATCTGCAACGGGTCCTGGGGGAGCACGGTGCTCGCTACCGGCCCGAAGATGTTGCGGCAGGCAACTTTGCCGGCGCGCTCGAGTGCCTGGATGCCGGGATCACCACGGTGCAGGACTATTCCCATGTCCAGCAGGGAATCGAGCATGCGGACGCCGCCATGGACGCATTGGAGAGCAGTGGGATCCGCGCCGTCTTCGGGTATGGGCAATCGCCGTTGACCGGTGCGCGGGTCGACCCGGCCGGAATGCGGCATGTCGTGGATCGCGTCTCGGGTCGGGTCACCGCCGCGCTGGCCGCGATCGGGCCGTCGTACGCGCCGCTGGATGTAGTCCGCGCCGACTGGCAGCTGGCCGCATCGCTCGGGTTACCGATCGTGCTGCACGTCGGCAGTGGGCCGGTAGCGCTCGAACCGCTGGCCCTATTGAAAGCTGAGGGCCTGCTGCGCTCCGATGTCCTCTACGTGCACGGCAATTCACTGGCCGATTCCGAGCTGAAGCTGGTCGCCGAATCCGGGGCCGCTGTCTCGATCACGCCGGCGGTCGAGGCGCGAATGGAGATCGGTGGCCCGATGGCCGGCCGGTTGCGCGCCGCCGGAGTGACGACCGGGTTGGGGATCGATGTGGTGACCACGGCGCCCAGTGACATGTTCAGTGCGATGCACTCGATCCTTGCCCTCGGCTACCAAACACTGTCGGCCGCCGATGCACTCCAGATGGCTACCCTGGAAGGCGCCCGGGCTCTCGGCCTCACCGATCAGATCGGCTCGCTGCGGCCCGGCAAGCAAGCAGACATCATCCTTCTCCGCGCCTCCGACATCAACCTGATCGGCGGTTCACAGGATCCGATCGGCACCGTCGTCACCGCGGCTCACCCGGGCAACATCGACACAGTCCTGGTCGCCGGCCAACCCGTCAAACGCAACGGCCACCTCCTGGCCCCCGGCCTCCCCGCCGTGCTGGACGCAGTACGCCGTACGGTCGAACACCTGGCCGCCTAG
- the proC gene encoding pyrroline-5-carboxylate reductase, with protein sequence MSTNGQVAILGAGVMGETLLSGLLRAGRRPGELLITERREERATELRERYGVDVVTNVEAAAKAETLVLVVKPQDMPELLAEIAPVIQPTQTVVSLAAGITTGFIESRLPEGVAVVRVMPNTPALVDEGMAAISRGAHCDESHLVLAEGLLAATGRVIRVPEKQQDAVTAISGSGPAYIFFVVESMIEAGVHMGLPRTTATELVVQTLVGSAKLLRETGEHPTVLRERVTSPGGTTAAAVRELEDHKVRAAFLSAIEAARNRSRALAAE encoded by the coding sequence ATGAGTACGAACGGGCAGGTGGCCATTCTTGGCGCCGGTGTGATGGGTGAGACGTTGTTGTCCGGGTTGCTGCGGGCGGGGCGGCGACCGGGGGAGCTGCTGATCACCGAGCGCCGTGAGGAGCGTGCCACCGAGCTGCGCGAGCGCTACGGCGTGGACGTGGTGACGAACGTGGAAGCCGCGGCGAAGGCGGAAACCCTGGTCCTGGTGGTCAAGCCGCAGGACATGCCGGAGTTGCTGGCCGAGATCGCTCCGGTCATCCAGCCGACCCAGACGGTGGTCTCGCTGGCCGCCGGTATCACCACCGGGTTCATCGAGTCGCGGCTGCCCGAGGGCGTCGCGGTGGTCCGGGTGATGCCGAACACGCCGGCGCTGGTCGACGAGGGGATGGCCGCGATCTCCCGCGGCGCGCACTGCGACGAGAGCCATCTCGTCCTGGCCGAGGGCCTGCTCGCCGCGACCGGCCGGGTGATCCGGGTGCCGGAGAAGCAGCAGGACGCGGTCACCGCGATCTCGGGTTCGGGTCCGGCGTACATCTTCTTCGTGGTCGAGTCGATGATCGAGGCGGGCGTGCACATGGGCCTGCCGCGGACCACCGCCACGGAGCTCGTCGTCCAGACCCTGGTCGGGTCGGCGAAGCTGCTGCGCGAGACCGGCGAGCACCCGACCGTACTGCGGGAGCGCGTCACCTCACCGGGCGGCACCACCGCTGCCGCAGTACGGGAACTCGAGGACCACAAGGTCCGCGCGGCGTTCCTGTCCGCTATCGAAGCCGCCCGAAACCGCTCGCGCGCCCTGGCCGCTGAGTAA
- the infA gene encoding translation initiation factor IF-1: MARTVKGIELEGIVVECLRNANFKVELSNGHVVLAHISGKIRKNYIKILPEDRVLVELSPYDLTRGRILFRYRN; this comes from the coding sequence ATGGCAAGAACAGTGAAGGGCATCGAGCTCGAAGGCATCGTCGTGGAGTGTCTTCGCAACGCCAACTTCAAGGTGGAGCTCAGCAACGGGCACGTGGTGCTCGCGCATATCAGCGGGAAGATCCGGAAGAACTACATCAAGATCCTGCCGGAGGACCGGGTGCTCGTCGAGCTCAGCCCGTACGACCTCACTCGCGGCCGGATCCTGTTCCGCTACCGGAACTAG
- a CDS encoding PPOX class F420-dependent oxidoreductase: protein MPAIALPASTHRLFATDKHVTLVTIDADGSPQASMVWAERDGDQLLIGIESYHRKTRNLRRDPRVTLIVQDDQKSERGLVQYLVIRGTVVLEGPDIPDEYNALMDKQSQRYLGKDYPFENRGSRTALIARVTPERITGEGPWS from the coding sequence TTGCCGGCCATCGCTTTGCCTGCCAGCACCCACCGGCTCTTCGCCACGGACAAGCACGTCACCCTGGTCACGATCGACGCGGACGGTTCACCGCAGGCGTCGATGGTGTGGGCCGAGCGGGACGGGGACCAGCTCCTGATCGGGATCGAGAGCTACCACCGCAAGACGCGGAACCTGCGGCGCGATCCGCGGGTCACGCTGATCGTGCAGGACGACCAGAAGAGCGAGCGCGGTCTGGTGCAGTATCTGGTGATCCGCGGCACCGTAGTACTGGAAGGGCCGGACATCCCGGACGAGTACAACGCCTTGATGGACAAGCAGTCCCAGCGCTACCTCGGCAAGGACTACCCGTTCGAGAACCGCGGCTCCCGTACTGCGCTGATCGCGCGCGTGACCCCGGAACGAATCACCGGCGAAGGCCCCTGGAGCTAG
- a CDS encoding endonuclease/exonuclease/phosphatase family protein, with protein sequence MSRQLRVATFNIRNSSAPDGDNAWPVRRQATVAAIEALDAEVVGLQEVLPDQLDYLREQFADWRIVGAGRDDGVHAGEHSVVLIRPGDWQVESHETRWLSPEPSRPGSVGWDADLTRIATLVRLRHADGTRVGVANTHYDHAGEIARVESSRLLAQWLAAEPSLHWILMGDLNATPGSPPLKALTGAGLLDAVPESEGGSEHGEFTGATDRDRIDHILTDSSWRVVDAAVSHFRPDGRLPSDHWPVAATLSL encoded by the coding sequence GTGAGCCGGCAGCTGCGAGTAGCGACGTTCAACATCCGGAACTCGTCGGCACCCGACGGTGACAACGCCTGGCCGGTACGCCGGCAGGCCACCGTCGCGGCGATCGAGGCCCTCGACGCCGAGGTGGTCGGGCTCCAGGAGGTCTTGCCCGACCAACTCGACTACCTACGTGAGCAGTTCGCCGACTGGCGGATCGTCGGCGCGGGCAGGGACGACGGTGTGCACGCTGGTGAGCACTCCGTCGTCCTGATCCGGCCCGGCGACTGGCAGGTGGAGTCGCACGAGACCCGCTGGTTGTCGCCCGAGCCGTCGCGGCCGGGCTCGGTCGGCTGGGACGCCGACCTGACCCGGATCGCGACGCTGGTGCGCTTGCGGCATGCCGACGGGACCAGGGTCGGAGTGGCGAACACGCACTACGACCACGCCGGAGAGATCGCCCGGGTCGAGTCGTCACGCCTGCTCGCGCAGTGGCTGGCGGCCGAGCCGTCGCTGCACTGGATCCTGATGGGCGACCTCAACGCGACACCGGGATCGCCACCGCTGAAGGCGCTGACCGGCGCGGGGCTGCTGGACGCAGTACCGGAGAGCGAGGGTGGCAGTGAGCACGGTGAGTTCACCGGCGCCACCGACCGGGACCGGATCGACCACATCCTGACCGACAGTTCGTGGCGGGTCGTGGACGCGGCCGTCTCGCACTTCCGTCCGGACGGGCGCCTCCCCAGCGACCACTGGCCGGTCGCGGCGACGCTCTCGCTCTAG
- a CDS encoding NUDIX domain-containing protein: MPFRSVVMQLGHRARRAWWKVRKPTTYGVKALLIHPDDPSRCLAVRHSYVDQEWWALPGGGYNPKRETAEAAAIREVAEELSMPITARPIVLQTLTTNREGKVDNLTIVQATPTSEHFQLSAELSEARWVSTDPADLPTDEPTSRWLRLALACRPTTRS, translated from the coding sequence GTGCCGTTCCGATCGGTTGTGATGCAGCTAGGTCATCGGGCCCGGCGGGCTTGGTGGAAGGTGCGGAAGCCGACGACGTACGGGGTGAAGGCCTTGCTGATCCATCCGGACGATCCGTCGCGATGCCTGGCTGTGCGGCATTCCTATGTGGATCAGGAGTGGTGGGCGCTGCCCGGCGGCGGCTACAACCCGAAGCGCGAGACCGCCGAAGCCGCTGCGATCCGTGAGGTCGCCGAGGAACTCTCGATGCCGATCACCGCGCGGCCGATCGTGTTGCAGACGTTGACGACCAACCGCGAAGGAAAGGTCGACAACCTCACGATCGTCCAGGCGACGCCGACCTCCGAACACTTCCAGCTGTCCGCGGAGCTCAGCGAGGCCCGCTGGGTCTCCACCGATCCGGCAGACCTTCCCACCGACGAACCAACCTCCCGCTGGCTCCGACTCGCCCTGGCCTGCCGCCCCACAACACGATCCTGA
- a CDS encoding PPOX class F420-dependent oxidoreductase yields the protein MSIFTEPELSFLAGQKLGRLATKVPDGSLQNNPVGYFVAADHVDIGGHGMGASRKFHNVQADPQVSLVVDDLSTDQGWQVRGIEIRGRAEAIADAEPPMPGFSREIIRIHPTRILSWGFEGSSKRNVS from the coding sequence ATGAGCATCTTCACTGAGCCCGAGCTCAGCTTCCTGGCCGGACAGAAACTCGGCCGGCTGGCGACGAAGGTGCCCGACGGGTCACTGCAGAACAACCCCGTCGGGTACTTCGTGGCCGCCGACCACGTCGACATCGGCGGCCACGGCATGGGCGCCAGCCGGAAGTTCCACAACGTCCAGGCCGATCCGCAGGTGTCGCTGGTGGTCGACGACCTGTCCACCGACCAGGGCTGGCAGGTCCGCGGCATCGAGATCCGCGGCCGCGCGGAGGCGATCGCCGACGCCGAGCCACCGATGCCCGGCTTCAGCCGCGAGATCATCCGCATCCACCCGACCCGCATCCTCAGCTGGGGCTTCGAAGGCAGCAGCAAACGAAACGTCTCATAG
- a CDS encoding MarR family winged helix-turn-helix transcriptional regulator: MTEQTGDRVDQLISTWERELPAVLYPTTELTKRVMLLADGLGVLTRQVLRELGLTTAEFDVLVSLRRSGAPYRMKPSDLSRGLLLSSGGTSNVTNQLVSRGLVVREPDPEDGRGTQIRLTEQGVEAAERAVQASAVAHDEMWAGIPSEQLDAAAAALRAIFAADRPADRATARQ, translated from the coding sequence ATGACTGAGCAGACTGGCGATCGGGTGGATCAGCTGATCTCGACCTGGGAGCGGGAGCTGCCGGCGGTGCTGTACCCGACCACGGAGCTGACCAAGCGGGTGATGCTGCTCGCGGACGGCCTGGGTGTGCTGACCCGGCAGGTGCTCCGCGAACTCGGCCTGACCACCGCGGAGTTCGATGTGCTCGTCTCGCTCCGCCGCTCGGGCGCGCCGTACCGGATGAAGCCGTCCGACCTCAGCCGCGGCCTACTGCTCTCCTCCGGCGGCACCAGCAACGTCACGAATCAGCTGGTCAGCCGGGGCCTGGTGGTCCGCGAGCCCGATCCGGAGGACGGTCGCGGCACCCAGATCAGGCTGACCGAGCAGGGTGTCGAGGCCGCGGAGCGCGCAGTACAGGCGAGCGCCGTCGCGCACGACGAGATGTGGGCCGGCATCCCGTCCGAGCAGCTCGATGCCGCCGCCGCCGCGCTCCGCGCGATCTTCGCCGCCGACCGCCCGGCAGACCGCGCTACCGCCAGGCAATGA
- the trpS gene encoding tryptophan--tRNA ligase produces MTSLSGITPSGRLTLGNHLGALRRFTDPDGFYFVANLHAMTTKHDPRRLVALTREMATLMLAAGLPPGTVFIQSDVPAHAQLAYLLECTSYVGELSRMIQYKEKGNGRPMTRASLFTYPCLMAADILLYGTDRVPVGGDQDQHVELARDVAVRFNREYGETFVVPQLQKAALAMRIKDLQNPTAKMSKSDEDNAVGTIRLLDPPDVIRRQVMRAVTDSGGEVRHDEAAKPGITNLLEILAACTDGDPVELAKAYPTYGALKADTADAVLAVIEPLQKEYARLASDPVAVDDLLAEGRDRAIEASRPRLQAAVHAMGLAGSGG; encoded by the coding sequence ATGACCTCGCTCTCCGGCATCACCCCGTCCGGCCGGCTCACGCTCGGCAACCACCTCGGCGCCCTGCGCCGGTTCACCGACCCGGACGGCTTCTACTTCGTCGCGAACCTGCACGCGATGACCACGAAACACGATCCCCGCCGGCTCGTCGCGCTGACCCGCGAGATGGCGACCCTGATGCTCGCCGCCGGTCTTCCACCGGGCACGGTGTTCATCCAGTCGGACGTCCCCGCGCACGCCCAGCTCGCGTACCTGCTCGAATGCACCTCGTACGTCGGGGAGCTGTCGCGGATGATCCAGTACAAGGAGAAGGGCAACGGCCGACCCATGACCCGGGCCTCGCTGTTCACCTATCCGTGCCTGATGGCGGCCGACATCCTCCTCTACGGCACGGATCGCGTGCCGGTCGGCGGCGACCAGGATCAGCACGTCGAGCTGGCCCGGGACGTGGCGGTCCGGTTCAACCGCGAGTACGGCGAGACGTTCGTCGTACCGCAGTTGCAGAAGGCGGCCCTGGCGATGCGGATCAAGGACCTGCAGAACCCCACCGCCAAGATGAGCAAGTCCGACGAGGACAACGCCGTCGGGACGATCCGGCTGCTCGACCCGCCGGACGTGATCCGCCGTCAGGTGATGCGGGCCGTCACGGATTCCGGCGGGGAGGTCCGGCACGACGAGGCGGCCAAGCCCGGGATCACCAACCTGCTGGAGATCCTCGCCGCCTGCACCGACGGCGACCCGGTCGAACTGGCGAAGGCCTACCCGACGTACGGCGCTCTCAAGGCGGACACGGCCGACGCCGTACTGGCTGTGATCGAGCCTCTGCAGAAGGAGTACGCGCGGCTCGCGTCCGACCCAGTGGCGGTGGACGACCTGCTCGCCGAGGGGCGCGATCGGGCGATCGAGGCGAGCCGGCCCCGACTCCAGGCTGCGGTCCACGCGATGGGTTTGGCAGGATCAGGTGGGTGA
- a CDS encoding helix-turn-helix domain-containing protein, with the protein MASKKSGGESPLAEVKFLTVAEVATAMRVSKMTVYRLVHSGELPAVRVGRSFRVSEDAVHDYLKGAFFQAG; encoded by the coding sequence ATGGCATCAAAGAAGTCCGGCGGTGAGTCGCCGCTCGCCGAGGTGAAGTTCCTGACCGTGGCGGAAGTCGCTACGGCCATGCGCGTGTCCAAGATGACTGTGTACCGCTTGGTGCACTCCGGAGAGCTGCCCGCGGTGCGGGTGGGTCGGTCGTTCCGGGTGTCTGAGGACGCCGTGCACGACTACCTCAAGGGCGCCTTCTTCCAGGCCGGATAA
- a CDS encoding winged helix-turn-helix transcriptional regulator produces the protein MDGIGDVFLADCPARLAVEVIADKWAVVVLWGLSEGPRRHGELVALIGGISKKVLTQTLRRLQTNGLVTRTEYGGVPPRVDYDLTPLGKTLMEPIRLLTTWAADNGEAVLAAQESA, from the coding sequence GTGGACGGTATCGGTGACGTTTTCCTCGCTGACTGCCCGGCCCGGCTGGCGGTCGAGGTGATCGCCGACAAGTGGGCCGTGGTGGTGCTCTGGGGTCTGAGCGAGGGCCCGCGCCGGCACGGCGAGCTGGTGGCCCTGATCGGCGGGATCTCGAAGAAGGTGCTGACGCAGACACTGCGACGGCTGCAGACGAACGGATTGGTGACCAGGACGGAGTACGGCGGAGTGCCGCCGCGCGTCGACTACGACCTCACCCCGCTCGGAAAGACGCTGATGGAACCGATCCGGCTGCTGACCACCTGGGCCGCGGACAACGGGGAGGCCGTCCTGGCCGCTCAGGAGAGTGCATAA
- a CDS encoding acetoin utilization protein AcuC: MSGEAMLVFDEGLTAYDFGHGHPMSPIRVDLTVRLARALGVLDLLKVVPAPIADDALIGTVHTAEYIAAVKRAGEHPDVADLKHGLGTDDTYCFPQMHEASAHVVGASVEAARAVWEGDVLHAANISGGLHHAMPGLASGFCVYNDPAVAIQWLLDHGAERVAYVDVDVHHGDGVQTVFYNDPRVLTVSLHESPTTLFPGTGTAGETGGPDAEGSSVNVPLPPGTGDAGWLRAFHAVVPDVVKAFRPSVLVTQHGCDSHVEDPLAHLTLTIDGQRAAYQALHDLAHEVCEGKWVATGGGGYAIIDVVPRAWTHLLAIVAGQPIDPATPVPESWREDIRIRYGRVAPSRMTDGRDAAYADWSTGYNPDTWLDRSIKATRDISFPLLGLDPTY, translated from the coding sequence ATGAGTGGTGAGGCGATGCTGGTCTTCGACGAGGGCCTGACGGCGTACGACTTCGGGCACGGCCATCCGATGAGCCCGATCCGGGTCGACCTGACCGTCCGGCTGGCCCGGGCGCTCGGCGTCCTGGACCTGCTGAAGGTGGTGCCCGCGCCGATCGCCGACGACGCGCTGATCGGGACCGTGCACACGGCCGAGTACATCGCCGCGGTGAAGCGGGCCGGCGAGCATCCCGACGTAGCGGACCTGAAGCATGGTCTCGGTACCGACGACACCTACTGCTTTCCGCAGATGCACGAGGCGTCCGCCCACGTGGTCGGGGCATCGGTCGAGGCTGCCCGCGCCGTCTGGGAGGGCGACGTCCTGCACGCCGCCAACATTTCCGGCGGGCTGCACCACGCGATGCCCGGGCTGGCCAGTGGATTCTGCGTCTACAACGATCCGGCCGTGGCGATCCAGTGGCTGCTCGACCATGGTGCGGAGCGGGTCGCGTACGTCGATGTCGACGTGCACCATGGCGACGGAGTACAGACCGTCTTCTACAACGATCCGCGGGTGCTGACCGTCAGCCTGCACGAGTCGCCGACCACGCTGTTCCCCGGCACCGGTACGGCGGGCGAGACCGGCGGGCCGGATGCGGAAGGCAGTTCGGTGAACGTGCCGCTCCCGCCGGGAACCGGGGATGCCGGCTGGCTCCGGGCGTTCCACGCGGTCGTGCCGGACGTGGTGAAGGCCTTCCGGCCGTCCGTGCTGGTCACCCAGCACGGCTGCGACTCCCACGTGGAGGATCCGCTGGCCCATCTGACCCTGACGATCGACGGTCAGCGGGCGGCGTACCAGGCATTGCACGACCTGGCTCACGAGGTCTGCGAGGGCAAATGGGTCGCGACCGGGGGCGGCGGCTACGCGATCATCGACGTGGTCCCGCGCGCCTGGACCCATCTGCTGGCGATCGTGGCCGGTCAGCCGATCGATCCGGCGACACCGGTGCCGGAGAGCTGGCGTGAGGACATCCGGATCCGGTACGGGCGGGTCGCGCCGTCGCGGATGACGGACGGCCGGGACGCGGCGTACGCCGACTGGTCGACCGGCTACAACCCGGACACCTGGCTCGATCGTTCGATCAAGGCGACCCGGGACATCTCGTTCCCGCTGCTCGGTCTCGACCCGACCTACTGA